CATCCATGCGTCCGGCCACGGCTGCCAGGAAGATTTGAAGCTGATGCATTCGTTCCTTCGTCCGACGTATTTCATGCCGATCCACGGGGAGCACCGGATGCTCGTCCAGCACGCGATGCTGGCGGAGAGCCTCGGCATGAAGCGCGAGAACATTTTCGTACTCGACAACGGCCAGACGCTGAACGTGTCCCGCCGGATGGCGCGCATCGGCAAGCCGGTTCACGCCGGCGCGGTGCTCGTCAAGGGCGGCACGATCAGCGAGTGGGAGAGCTCCGTGACGGAGGAGCGCCGGCAGCTCGCGGACAGCGGCGTCATCATCGTCAACGTCGTCGTGGACGCGTCGCAGAACAAAATGCTCGCGGGCCCGGACCTCGTTACGCGCGGCTTCATCTACGTGCGGGAGGCCGGCGACATTCTCGCGCAGGCGACGCGCGTGCTGAAGCGCTCGATCGCGAAGCTCCAGAAGAAAGAAAAATTCCACCGCCGCGGGTGGGAGGAGTCGATCTCGAAGACGCTCTCCTCTTACTTCGAAACGACGATGGGACGTTCGCCGCTCGTTCTTCCGGTGCTGATGGACGTCAGCGGGAAGCGGGAGACGGCCGCTAAGGCCGTCGTATCCGAAGCGAATTAATAAAACTAGGGCTTGCCATGCAGCCGGAACGCCGCTGCAGGGCAAGCCTTCTTTTTTACCCGATCTGAGTTTTCTTAAGACAATGCTAACTTTTGTTTATTTAAAGCGGTTACACAATTTCGTACGATGAATACAGAAGCAAACATCACATAGAAACCAGGGGTGAACCAATTGAAAAGGAAAAATTGGTTTGTAACGTTGTCGTGCGCGATGCTGCTGCTCGCCGCATGCTCTTCGAACGGCGGCAGCGCGCCGGGGGCGCAGAGCGGAACGGGCGGCGGCGAACAGCCGGCAGGAGAGACGAAGACGGCGCCGGCGGAAGAAAAGATCGAGCTGCGGATGTCGTGGTGGGGCTCGCAGGAGCGGCATGACAAGACGCTTCAGGCGATCGAGCTGTTCGAGGCGAAATACCCGCACATTACGATCGTCGGCGAATATTCCGGCTTCGACGGCTATTTCGACAAGCTGAACACGCAGCTGGCCGCAGGCAACGCGCCGGACATTATCCAGCTCGGCGGCAACATCAAAGAGTATTACGAGCGCGGAGCGTTGGCGCCGCTCGACGAATATCTGGGCGACGTACTCTCCGTAGCCGATCTGTCCGAGTCGATGATCAAAGAAGCCACATTCGACGGTAAGTATTACGGCGTCACGGTCGGCGTCAGCGGAACGGGCATTTTGGTGAACAAGCGGCTGTTCCAGGAAGCGAACGTGCCGCTGCCTCCGAAAGAGTGGACGAGAGAGGAATACAACCAACTGATTCTTACGCTTTCCGAGAACCTCGGGGAAGGCATCTACGGCTCCTACGACTTATCGGGCAACAAGCCGGCGTTCACGGACTTCCTGGCGAGCGAAGGCAAGCAGGTGTACAAGGACGGCAAGCTCGATTTTACGAAGGAAGATATGATCCGCTGGTTCACGATGTGGGATGAGCTGCGCAAAGCGAATGCCATCGTGCCGCCGGAGATGCAAGTGGCGAACAACCCGGACGCAGCGGACAAATCGCTCGTCGTCAAAGGGCAGGTCGCGATGCAGTACACGTCGGCGTCGCAAATTTTCGGCTTCCAGCAGCTGACGCAGGACGAGCTGGGCCTCCTCACGAGCCCGAACGGTCCGATGGGCACCGGCATGTATCCGCCGCCGTCCGGCCAGTTCATGACGGTGTACGGGAAATCGGAGCATCCGAAGGAAGCGGCGATGTTTATCGATTTCATGGTGAACAACGAGGAAGCCGCTACGGTGCTTGGCAATACGCGAGGCGTGCCGCCGTCCGAGAAGGTGCGGGAGCTGCTGTCGCAAACGTCTTCCCCGGTGGATAAGGTGCTTTACGACTATATCAGCTTGTCCAACGAAGTGGCGAGCAACTTCGAGTACGAAATTTTCCCGCTCGACAACGAATTCGTCAACCTGCTTCGGCTGACGAGCGAGCAAATCGCGTTCGGCCAAATGTCGGTCGAGAAAGCGGTCGATCAGTTCATGGTCGAAGCGGAAAAGCTGCTCGCGAAAGCGAAGCAATAAACCCAATACAATCGTAGACAGAGCGGGGGAGGGGCGGGAATCGCTCCTCCCCCGTATAACGGAAAGGGCGGTGGAACACATGAACATGACGAAATGGAAAACCGGCGCGGTCGGATACGCGTTTTTGCTGCCGTGGTTGGTCGGGTTGTTCGCGTTTTATTTGGGACCGATCATCGCATCTTTTTACTTGTCTTTTACCCAGTACGACATGTTCAATGCCCCGAAATGGATCGGGGTGCAAAATTACGCGCAAATTTTTACCGACGATTACCGGATGCGCGATTCGGTGAAGGCGACCTTCGCGTACGTGCTGCTGTCGGTGCCGCTGCGCCTCGCCTTCGCGCTGTTCATCGCGATCCTGCTGAACCAAAACCTGCGGCACTTGAATTTCTACCGCACCGTGTATTACATCCCGTCGCTGCTCGGGGGCAGCGTCGCGATCTCGATCCTGTGGAAGCAGGTGTTCGACGGAGACGGCTTGTTCAACCGGGGTCTGGCGATGCTAGGCGTCCAAGGGCCTTCCTGGATTTCCGATCCGAACTATGCGATTTACTCGCTCGTCGGGCTGTCCGTCTGGCAGTTCGGGGCGGTCATGATCATTTTCCTCGCGGGGCTTAAGCAAATTCCCGGAGAGCTGTACGAAGCGGCCACGGTCGACGGCGCCGGCGCCATGAGGAAGTTTTGGCGCATTACGCTGCCGCTGCTCACGCCGGTCATTTTCTTCAACCTCGTCGTTACGGTCATTCAATCGTTCCAGACGTTCACGAAAGCGTTCATTATCAGCGGAGGCACCGGCGGCCCGGTCAATTCGACGCTGCTGTACTCGCTGTACTTATATATTCGCGGGTTCTCGTATTTGGAGATGGGATACGCCTCGGCGCTGGCGTGGCTTTTGCTCGCGATCATCGCCGCGTTCACGGGGCTGCTGTTTTTATCTTCCCGCTATTGGGTGTACTACTCGGATGGGGGGCGATAAGCGATGAAAGGAATGACGATGACGAACATGCGCGCGCTGTCGCTTCACGCGTTCATCCTCGCGTTCGGCGCACTGATGCTGTATCCGGTGCTGTGGCTCTTCAGCAGCTCGTTCAAGCCGACCGACATCATCTTCACCGATCCGCGGCTGTGGCCCGCGAGCGTAACGCTGCAGCATTACGTCGAAGGATGGTTCGGGCTGCGCAACATTCAATTCGGCCGGTTTTTCTTGAATTCGCTGATCATCTGTTTGTTGGCGGTCGTCGGCAACATCATCAGCTCGTCCATGGCGGCGTTCGCGTTCGCGCGCATCTCGTTCCCGCTGCGAAATCTGTGGTTCGCGATCATGCTCGGCACGATCATGCTGCCGGGGCACGTAACGCTCATCCCGCAGTATATCATTTTCCACAAGCTCGGCTGGGTCGATACGTTCCTGCCGCTGACGGTGCCGAAATTCGTCGCGGAAGCGTTTTACGTATTCCTGATCGTGCAGTTTATCCGCGGCATTCCGAAGGAGCTCGACGAGAGCGCGAAGATCGACGGCTGCGGCACGTTGACATTGTATTTGCGCGTGATCATGCCGCTGGCCGCGCCGGCGCTCATTACGACGGGCATTTTCACCTTCATGGGCACGTGGGACGACTTTTTCAGCCAGCTCATTTACTTGAGCGATATCAGCAAGTTTACGGTGCCGCTGGGTCTCAGGCTGTTCCTCGATTCGTCGGGCGATTCGAACTGGGGCGCGGTGTTCGCGATGTCGGTCTTGTCGATCGTGCCGAGTTTGCTCGTCTTTTTCGCCGGACAGCGGTATTTCGTGGAAGGCATAGCCACGACGGGATTGAAGGGGTAAAGTAGAGGAAAACGGAAGAGGGCCGAACATGCGCTCCATACTCGCATATCCCAAAAAATTGTTCGCCATTATCGTGCTCTGCTTCTTCGGGTTGAACGCGCTGTTCCTGCTCGTTTCCGGGGCTGCGTTTTATGCGACGTACACCGAACTGGCGTATCGGGAAATCAAGGAAGCGAAGTCGGATCTGCTGCAGGCGTCGTCGCATCAGCTGTCGAATTACGTGAAGGGCATCCAGGACACGGCGGTTTTCATCGTCACGAACGACATGGTTCAGGATCACTTGTCGACGCGCCCCGAGAGCTTCTTCGAATTTCATACCCGGTCGAAAGAGATCTATGACTACTTGCTTCGCATGCAGTCGGTGAAGGAAGGCATTCATTCTATCGAGCTGTATACGGATCAATACGCGGGCTATACGCCGGTGCAGGATAATTTCTTGTACTCGTACGAGGAGGCGCAGCGGCAAGGATGGCTGAGCGGACTGACCGAGGCGGACGGGTTTTGGAGCTCGGCGCGGGAGGGCGCCGCCGGGTCGGGACGGCCGCCGATGGTCAGCTACGTGCACCGGGTGATGGGCGACGGCGGTCAAACGCTCGGCGTCGTTAAAATCAACATCCCGGCGCGCGAGCTGTTCCGGGCGCTGTCCCTCGCGTACCCCGCCGACGACAGCGACGATTACTACATTCTCATGGATACCCGCGGCAAATACATCGCTTCGACGCTGCCGGAAGGCGAAGCGGTGCGGTACGGGGCGGCGTCGGCCGTCGAACCGGAGCGGGTCGCGGGCGGGCTCGCGCGGTCGAACGAGGCGAACCCCGTCGACATCGCGGGCCGGACGTACAGCATCATTCATGCGGACGGCGGCACCGCCAATTGGAAGCTGACCCAGCTGCTCGCGCGCGACGTCTTCGTCGGCAGCCGCGAGCAGGTGCAGCGGCTGACGATCATGCTGCTGAGCGTATTGATCGTCGTTTCGATTCCGGTCGTCTTCTGGATTTCTCGGAAGCTGACGTCGCCGATCGGGGACATCGTCGAGGCGATGCGCACCGTGGAGAAAGGGGATTTCTCCGTTCGCATCCAAGGCTCCTCGATCTATGAATATCAATATTTGACCTCGCAATTTAATCGCATGGTGAGCCGCCTGAAGGAACTGATGTGGCAGGTCAACAAAGAGCATACCGACCGCCGGGAGGCGGAGATGCGGCTGCTGCAGGCTCAGATCAAGCCGCATTTCCTGTACAACACGCTCGACATGATTCACTGGCGCGCGTTGGATTATAACGCCCGGGACATCAGCCAGATGGTGCATCAGCTGTCGAAGCTGTTCCGGATCGGTCTCAGCAACGACAAATGGTACGTCGCGCTCAAAGACGAGTTCGTGCACGCGGACTGCTACATGACGATTCAAAAATATCGCCAGCAGTTCCCGATTCGCTATACGGAGAACGTGCAGAAGGAGCTGTACGGCTGTCTCATTCCGAAAATCGTGCTTCAGCCGTTCCTTGAGAACGCTGTCATCCACGGCTTCCGCGGCCGCAAGGAGGAAGCGGCGATCGAGGTGACGGCGGAGCGCGCGGCGCAAGACAACGAAGAGGTGCTCGTCCTGCGCATTCGCGACAACGGCGTCGGGCTGCCGGAAGGGTTCGACGTGCGGACCGCGAAGGGCATCGGCATCCGCAACGTGATCCAGCGCATTCGGCTGTACTGCGGGCCGCAGTACGGCGTCGCCGTCCGGCCCGCCCCGGGCGGGGGCGCCGAGGTTGAAATTCGGCTGCCGCTCGTCCGCGACGAAGAAGAAATCGAAAGGCTGAGAAGGAGCTTATGGCATGAAGACGATACTGCTGGCGGATGACGATCAATACGTCATCGAGGGACTGATGAGGCATATCCCGTGGGACGAACTGGGCGTCCGCGTCGTCGGCACCGCCGCCGACGGGAAGGAAGCGTTCGAGAAATTCCGCGCGCTGAAGCCGGATATCGTCATTACGGACGTCTACATGCCCGAGATGGACGGCTTCCAGCTGACGGAAGCGATTCTCGCCGTCGATCCGGACGTGCCGGTCGTGTTCTTGAGCGGCTATGACGATTTCGCGAACGCCCGGAAAGCGGTATCCTTCGGCATCCAGCATTTCCTGCTGAAGCCGCCGAGCCTGACGGAAATCGTGTTCGTCGTCCGCGAGGTCATCGAAGCGCTGGACGAGAACCGCGAGCGCGACGAGCTGCTGAAAAAATACGTGAGCCAGCAGCATGTGCTCCGGC
This genomic stretch from Paenibacillus sp. harbors:
- a CDS encoding ABC transporter substrate-binding protein; this encodes MKRKNWFVTLSCAMLLLAACSSNGGSAPGAQSGTGGGEQPAGETKTAPAEEKIELRMSWWGSQERHDKTLQAIELFEAKYPHITIVGEYSGFDGYFDKLNTQLAAGNAPDIIQLGGNIKEYYERGALAPLDEYLGDVLSVADLSESMIKEATFDGKYYGVTVGVSGTGILVNKRLFQEANVPLPPKEWTREEYNQLILTLSENLGEGIYGSYDLSGNKPAFTDFLASEGKQVYKDGKLDFTKEDMIRWFTMWDELRKANAIVPPEMQVANNPDAADKSLVVKGQVAMQYTSASQIFGFQQLTQDELGLLTSPNGPMGTGMYPPPSGQFMTVYGKSEHPKEAAMFIDFMVNNEEAATVLGNTRGVPPSEKVRELLSQTSSPVDKVLYDYISLSNEVASNFEYEIFPLDNEFVNLLRLTSEQIAFGQMSVEKAVDQFMVEAEKLLAKAKQ
- a CDS encoding sugar ABC transporter permease, which encodes MNMTKWKTGAVGYAFLLPWLVGLFAFYLGPIIASFYLSFTQYDMFNAPKWIGVQNYAQIFTDDYRMRDSVKATFAYVLLSVPLRLAFALFIAILLNQNLRHLNFYRTVYYIPSLLGGSVAISILWKQVFDGDGLFNRGLAMLGVQGPSWISDPNYAIYSLVGLSVWQFGAVMIIFLAGLKQIPGELYEAATVDGAGAMRKFWRITLPLLTPVIFFNLVVTVIQSFQTFTKAFIISGGTGGPVNSTLLYSLYLYIRGFSYLEMGYASALAWLLLAIIAAFTGLLFLSSRYWVYYSDGGR
- a CDS encoding carbohydrate ABC transporter permease, with amino-acid sequence MTMTNMRALSLHAFILAFGALMLYPVLWLFSSSFKPTDIIFTDPRLWPASVTLQHYVEGWFGLRNIQFGRFFLNSLIICLLAVVGNIISSSMAAFAFARISFPLRNLWFAIMLGTIMLPGHVTLIPQYIIFHKLGWVDTFLPLTVPKFVAEAFYVFLIVQFIRGIPKELDESAKIDGCGTLTLYLRVIMPLAAPALITTGIFTFMGTWDDFFSQLIYLSDISKFTVPLGLRLFLDSSGDSNWGAVFAMSVLSIVPSLLVFFAGQRYFVEGIATTGLKG
- a CDS encoding sensor histidine kinase, encoding MRSILAYPKKLFAIIVLCFFGLNALFLLVSGAAFYATYTELAYREIKEAKSDLLQASSHQLSNYVKGIQDTAVFIVTNDMVQDHLSTRPESFFEFHTRSKEIYDYLLRMQSVKEGIHSIELYTDQYAGYTPVQDNFLYSYEEAQRQGWLSGLTEADGFWSSAREGAAGSGRPPMVSYVHRVMGDGGQTLGVVKINIPARELFRALSLAYPADDSDDYYILMDTRGKYIASTLPEGEAVRYGAASAVEPERVAGGLARSNEANPVDIAGRTYSIIHADGGTANWKLTQLLARDVFVGSREQVQRLTIMLLSVLIVVSIPVVFWISRKLTSPIGDIVEAMRTVEKGDFSVRIQGSSIYEYQYLTSQFNRMVSRLKELMWQVNKEHTDRREAEMRLLQAQIKPHFLYNTLDMIHWRALDYNARDISQMVHQLSKLFRIGLSNDKWYVALKDEFVHADCYMTIQKYRQQFPIRYTENVQKELYGCLIPKIVLQPFLENAVIHGFRGRKEEAAIEVTAERAAQDNEEVLVLRIRDNGVGLPEGFDVRTAKGIGIRNVIQRIRLYCGPQYGVAVRPAPGGGAEVEIRLPLVRDEEEIERLRRSLWHEDDTAGG